A window of the Cicer arietinum cultivar CDC Frontier isolate Library 1 chromosome 6, Cicar.CDCFrontier_v2.0, whole genome shotgun sequence genome harbors these coding sequences:
- the LOC101489214 gene encoding uncharacterized protein, translating into MDLNEKAVMFPHDAELRIGNTTLSLNGIGFGETNNTNYGCTESNLGMKFSNASDDGCRLVLGLGPTPKAYGDDYNNIGFNKKKKSASLFSQSMPSECESILQLGLSGVANEASSVMNYSGSTETDVNFSCFSSQTSGEYNYAMIPVVDEGSTSAKKSGGYMPSLLLAPRMDNAETSVQTQELILGTKSQLCPEPSSATNYSLGTTSGLQETGITSQNRTSNPKRCRFFGCSKGARGASGLCIGHGGGQRCQKPGCNKGAESRTAYCKAHGGGKRCQHLGCTKSAEGKTDYCIAHGGGRRCGYPDGCTKAARGKSGLCIRHGGGKRCKIEGCTRSAEGQAGLCISHGGGRRCQYRECSKGAQGSTMFCKAHGGGKRCSFAGCTKGAEGSTPLCKAHGGGKRCLFNGGGICPKSVHGGTNYCVAHGGGKRCAVSGCTKSARGRTDCCVRHGGGKRCRFDSCGKSAQGSTDFCKAHGGGKRCNWGDGKCEKFARGKSGLCAAHCSLVQESGMNKGSLIAPGLFRGLVPSASTACSSFENNNSSSGVSVVSDSYDSMETPTRRQHLIPKEVLVPLSMKSPSYSNFLAANKPAQDRNLHSIAAGCSGAKKGLDFDLPEGRVHGGDLMMHFGGNLKNALDGI; encoded by the coding sequence ATGGATTTGAACGAGAAAGCTGTAATGTTTCCTCATGATGCTGAGCTTAGGATTGGTAATACTACATTAAGCTTGAACGGTATTGGCTTTGGAGAAACCAATAATACTAATTATGGATGTACCGAGAGCAATCTTGGGATGAAGTTTTCCAATGCTTCGGATGATGGCTGCAGATTGGTTCTGGGATTGGGCCCAACCCCTAAGGCATATGGTGATGACTACAACAATATAGGGTTTAATAAGAAGAAAAAGTCGGCCAGCCTTTTTTCTCAGAGCATGCCATCTGAATGTGAATCAATTCTTCAACTTGGCCTTTCGGGTGTAGCAAATGAGGCATCAAGTGTAATGAACTACTCTGGTTCAACAGAGACTGATGTGAATTTTTCGTGTTTCTCAAGCCAGACATCAGGAGAATATAATTATGCAATGATACCTGTCGTTGACGAGGGTTCTACGTCAGCAAAGAAATCAGGTGGTTATATGCCATCACTTCTTTTAGCTCCAAGAATGGATAATGCCGAAACTTCGGTGCAGACACAAGAATTAATTCTTGGGACAAAATCTCAGCTGTGCCCTGAACCTTCCAGCGCAACAAATTATTCACTTGGCACCACATCTGGGCTTCAGGAAACAGGGATAACTTCACAGAACCGAACAAGCAATCCTAAGCGATGCAGATTTTTTGGCTGTTCAAAGGGAGCTCGAGGTGCTTCAGGTCTCTGTATTGGACATGGGGGTGGACAGAGATGTCAGAAACCAGGATGCAACAAGGGCGCTGAGAGCCGTACTGCTTATTGTAAGGCCCATGGTGGAGGCAAGAGGTGCCAACACTTAGGGTGTACTAAAAGTGCTGAAGGAAAGACAGATTATTGCATAGCCCACGGTGGTGGCAGGCGATGTGGGTATCCGGATGGGTGCACAAAGGCTGCACGAGGTAAGTCAGGACTTTGTATTAGACATGGAGGAGGTAAGAGATGTAAGATAGAAGGTTGCACCAGAAGTGCTGAAGGGCAAGCTGGGTTGTGCATTTCTCACGGAGGTGGACGCCGTTGTCAGTACCGTGAATGTTCAAAGGGTGCACAAGGGAGCACTATGTTTTGCAAGGCACATGGTGGTGGGAAGCGTTGCTCATTTGCAGGGTGCACCAAAGGTGCCGAAGGAAGCACCCCATTGTGCAAGGCTCACGGTGGGGGGAAGCGTTGCCTTTTCAATGGCGGTGGTATTTGTCCAAAAAGTGTTCACGGAGGAACAAACTACTGTGTTGCTCATGGAGGTGGAAAGAGGTGTGCTGTTTCAGGTTGCACCAAGAGTGCACGTGGCCGTACTGACTGTTGTGTTAGGCACGGCGGGGGTAAGCGATGCAGGTTTGATAGCTGTGGGAAGAGTGCGCAAGGGAGCACAGATTTCTGCAAGGCCCATGGTGGAGGAAAGCGATGCAACTGGGGAGATGGAAAGTGTGAGAAATTTGCAAGGGGGAAAAGTGGACTCTGTGCTGCTCACTGCAGCTTGGTGCAAGAAAGCGGAATGAACAAGGGAAGTCTGATTGCGCCGGGACTTTTCCGTGGCCTTGTTCCTTCTGCTTCCACTGCCTGTAGCAGTTTCGAGAACAACAATTCTTCCTCAGGCGTCAGTGTTGTGTCTGATTCCTATGATTCCATGGAAACACCTACCAGAAGACAACACCTTATACCCAAAGAGGTGTTAGTTCCACTCTCAATGAAATCACCATCTTATTCAAATTTCTTGGCAGCCAATAAGCCAGCACAAGACAGAAACCTCCACAGCATTGCCGCTGGCTGCAGTGGAGCTAAGAAAGGCCTCGACTTTGATCTACCGGAGGGGAGGGTACACGGTGGCGACCTCATGATGCATTTCGGAGGGAATCTAAAAAATGCACTTGATGGTATATGA
- the LOC101488335 gene encoding 15-cis-phytoene desaturase, chloroplastic/chromoplastic encodes MKEPRPPESKTHTGKRCNEPPTQKKALSKTPMTIITLSFPSTNPSLSSSPKPFRFKFNPKSSSQLSTTPSSLPKTGVIIIGAGLAGLAAATHLNSNNIPFLILESSDAVGGRVRTDTVDGFLLDRGFQIFITAYPEARKLLNYESLNLQKFYSGAKIFYNGQFHTVADPLRHFFDSAKSLANPIGSILDKLLIGTTRIGVLSKTDEQILNAEESPTIDLLKKLGFSDSIIGKFFQPFFGGIFFDTELQTSSRLFDFIFKCLALGENTLPANGISAIPEQLAARLPPDSILLNTKAVSVDFRDSESPRVRLQNGEVLSSELGVIVGVEEPALIQLLTGRINPVINEPVRSTVCLYFTADRDKIPIEDPVLFLNGSSKGIVNNMFFATNVAPSYGPPNKALISVSLVGLFEDESDDELVNKVVQELSGWFGDRVVKEWKHLRTYRIGYAQPNQCPPTNLKKNPIIEPGLYLCGDYLTSATFDGALVSGRRAAESLLKDRAAFIG; translated from the coding sequence ATGAAAGAGCCACGTCCACCAGAATCAAAGACCCATACTGGAAAAAGGTGTAATGAGCCACCAACCCAAAAAAAAGCCTTATCCAAAACTCCAATGACTATCATCACACTCTCCTTCCCTTCCACAAACCCATCCCTCTCTTCTTCTCCAAAACCATTCAGATTCAAATTCAATCCCAAATCTTCTTCACAACTTTCTACCACTCCCTCCTCCCTTCCCAAAACCGGAGTCATCATAATCGGCGCCGGCCTCGCCGGCTTAGCCGCCGCAACCCATCTCAACTCCAACAACATCCCATTCCTCATCCTCGAATCATCGGACGCCGTCGGTGGCCGCGTCCGCACCGACACTGTCGACGGCTTCCTCCTCGACCGTGGCTTCCAAATCTTCATTACTGCTTATCCAGAAGCTCGAAAGCTTCTCAATTACGAATCCTTAAACCTCCAAAAATTCTACTCCGGGGCAAAAATCTTCTACAATGGCCAATTCCACACCGTCGCTGATCCACTTCGCCATTTCTTCGATTCCGCGAAATCCCTAGCCAATCCAATCGGTTCCATTCTCGATAAATTACTAATAGGAACCACCAGAATCGGCGTCCTCTCAAAAACCGACGAACAAATTCTTAATGCAGAGGAATCTCCCACAATTGACTTACTGAAGAAGCTTGGATTTTCCGATTCCATCATCGGAAAATTCTTCCAACCGTTTTTCGGCGGAATCTTCTTCGACACAGAGCTCCAAACATCATCGAGACTGTTCGATTTCATCTTCAAATGCCTCGCCCTCGGAGAAAATACTCTTCCGGCGAACGGCATATCGGCGATTCCGGAACAGTTAGCGGCGAGGTTGCCGCCAGATTCGATCTTATTGAACACGAAAGCGGTTTCCGTCGATTTTCGTGACTCCGAATCGCCACGTGTGAGGTTGCAAAACGGTGAGGTTTTGAGTAGCGAGCTAGGAGTGATCGTGGGCGTTGAAGAACCAGCTTTGATTCAGCTATTAACGGGTAGGATCAACCCGGTGATTAACGAACCGGTTCGGAGTAcagtttgtttatattttaccGCGGACCGGGATAAGATACCAATTGAAGACCCGGTTCTGTTTTTAAATGGGTCTAGTAAGGGAATAGTGAATAACATGTTCTTTGCCACAAATGTAGCTCCGTCATATGGCCCACCAAACAAGGCATTGATCTCAGTATCTTTGGTTGGGTTATTTGAGGATGAGTCTGATGATGAATTAGTGAATAAGGTGGTTCAAGAACTTTCGGGTTGGTTTGGGGATAGAGTGGTTAAGGAATGGAAGCATTTGAGGACTTATCGAATTGGATATGCACAACCTAATCAGTGTCCACCCACGAATTTGAAGAAAAACCCGATAATTGAACCGGGTTTGTATTTGTGTGGTGATTATTTGACTTCAGCCACATTTGATGGTGCTTTGGTCTCTGGGAGGAGAGCAGCTGAATCACTCTTAAAAGATAGAGCAGCCTTCATTGGCTAA
- the LOC101488659 gene encoding uncharacterized protein yields MENAMMNNGNMKVSKVRRTLNENVSPLQVELDDKRGRYLQSTTMSPGFQPYAENIDTGSPLARYFFAGSPISGKSSESFTSPIFGSSKYRSARMQQYCATSSGNSSFGSRGRLSLSPLSSIENMEIKPLMSPPMYGTPVKVDEEVIVMDDIQVRPMSGGKNGRSSSSSSSRGSGSSSSSSKSVYKTDICRAWEESGNCRYNSKCQFAHGREELHPSRLMKSKSEAQTSKLSIRLGQGTYGPNSRVVHEHPAVTESECALTGLITSQPASPEPYRSTHANSNIINDWSPLDDGIDVVLPNGSDKVPSREEVDAYIFGLLNEPTTKRRLPVFVAICEGQ; encoded by the exons ATGGAAAATGCGATGATGAACAACGGCAATATGAAGGTTTCGAAGGTGAGAAGGACTTTGAACGAGAACGTTTCGCCGTTGCAGGTCGAGTTGGATGATAAGAGAGGACGCTATCTCCAATCAACGACGATGAGTCCAGGTTTTCAACCGTACGCTGAGAACATCGATACCGGTTCGCCGCTCGCTCGATACTTCTTCGCCGGATCTCCGATTTCCGGTAAATCCAGCGAGTCCTTCACTTCTCCGATTTTCGGCTCCAGCAAATACAGATCCGCAAGAATGCAACAGTACTGCGCCACCAGTTCAGGGAACAGTAGCTTCGGTTCTCGCGGTAGATTATCGCTCTCGCCGCTTTCTTCAATTGAGAATATGGAGATTAAGCCACTTATGTCACCGCCGATGTACGGAACGCCTGTGAAGGTGGACGAGGAAGTTATTGTGATGGATGATATTCAAGTGAGGCCAATGTCCGGAGGAAAGAACGGAAGATCTTCGTCATCTTCCTCGAGCAGGGGCTCCGGCTCCTCGTCTTCCTCCTCGAAGAGCGTGTATAAGACGGACATTTGCAGAGCGTGGGAGGAATCTGGAAACTGCCGCTACAACTCCAAATGCCAG TTTGCCCACGGAAGAGAAGAGCTTCATCCAAGTCGTCTCATGAAGAGTAAATCTGAG GCCCAGACGAGCAAATTATCAATTAGACTAGGACAGGGCACATATGGCCCAAATAGCCGTGTTGTTCATGAACACCCTGCAGTAACTGAATCTGAATGTGCACTCACAGGACTCATAACTTCCCAACCAGCTTCACCTGAACCTTATCGTAGTACCCATGCCAATTCCAACATCATCAATGACTGGTCACCCCTGGATGATGGCATTGATGTTGTCCTCCCAAATGGTTCAGATAAGGTTCCCTCAAGGGAGGAAGTTGATGCCTACATTTTTGGCCTTCTCAATGAGCCGACTACTAAAAGGAGACTACCAGTATTCGTGGCAATTTGCGAGGGGCAGTAG